TATCTCAAGCCCGTGTACCGCGCGGTGCATATTGAAAGAAAGGATGTTCGCGACCTCCTTGTCGCCGTAAAGCAGCGGCGAGTTGCGGTCGGAGGCGACGTCGATCTCGTCCGCGAGGCGTATCAGCGCCGCGAGGTAGGGCAGGCAGACCGTGTTCCCGTTCGGCATTTTCAGCGCGACGGGGTATTCGGCTTCATCCTTCAGGTCGGTGCGGCGGTGTCCGAGCGCGATCTCCGCGACCGCGCGCAGGTGCTCCTGCGACGGCAGCTCGAAGAGATCGGCGTATTTCCTGATGAAAAACCAGGAGTATTGGTGATGATACGCGCGTATGGTGTTTTTTATATCGTCCGGATCGTTGGCGTCGAAAAAGTCGCCGAAGTCCATCTCGCGCGAGAACTCCTCATAGTCCTTTTTCGTCACTCCCATGCCGGTGTCGTGGAAGTAGCAGCCCATCAGCAGAGAGTATATCTCGTCGGCGTTCAGCGCGCCGATCCCGTCGCCGATGAGCTGATTGCAGAAGTTGATGACTGTAAGCGAGTGGAGCTCCGTGTGGTCGGTGTAGTCCGGGAAGATGAGCTGGTAGTTCGACAGTATGCGCTGCAGGCAGAAGACCGCGTCGGTGAAGCGCTTGTGAAGCTCCGGATCGAGCGCTCTCAGCCTGCGCTCCATCGCGAAGTCGTGCTTGTACTCATCCATTCGCTTTTCCCCTTTCTTCCGCGCCGCGCCCGCATTTTTCGTATAGAGTAATTATATCATCATTACGGCGTTCAGTCAATAAGATTTACGGCGCGCCTGTCGGCCCGAGCGGAGTAAAGCGAGTCAAAGGATCTCACACAGCGCAGCGGGCAGGTCTGTCATCCTGAGCGGAGGCGAAGCCGGAGTCGAAGGATCTTGTCGGTAACGGTCGTGTTATCGGGAAAGTGTGCAGTCGGAAACGGGGGCTACGCTTCGTTTTCTTTCGCGGCGCTTTCGCGTCAATCCCCGGACGAGCAATGCTCGTCCCTACGGGTGACAAACGCGGCGCGGGCGCGCGATTGCGCGGACGAGCGATGCTCGTCCCTACGGGTAACGAACACGGCTTGCTGCGTGAATGCGCGGACGAGCAATGCTCGTCCCTACGGGTGACGAACGCTGTCGGTTGCGTAGGGACGAGCATCGCTCGTCCGAAAAATTTGAGGTTCGCGACCGTCCGCGGTTTCTGCCGAAGCGGCGCACGAAAATCGCTGTTCCCTTTCCGCGCAAACCGTGTTATAATACACTTATAAACTCAACGGGGGCGCGGTATGAACTACAGCTTCTTTGACTACAAATACAACATCGAGGGGTTCGATTCCGACTTTTTCTCCACCGAGCATATCGTCTTCATCGCGCTGGCGTACGTCCTCACGCTGCTGCTCTGTTGGGCCTTCCGCAGGGCGCGGCGCGAGCGCATCGACGTCGGGCTGAAGGTGCTTTCGATAGCGATGGTGCTGCTCGAAGCGACGAAGATAACGTGGGAAAGCTATTACGATATAACCACGGGGCGCGGCTTCAACTGGTACGGCCTGCTGCCGATATACACCTGCTCGCTTTTCATCTACGCGCTGCTCGTCGCCGCCTGGACGAAGGGCAAGCCGCGGGAGTACTGCCTGAGCTTCATCACGACGATAAGTCTGCTTTACGGCGCGGTCGGCGTCGTCTACTGCAACGGGCTGAACTTCTACCCCTTCTGGACCTTCGGCGCGTTTTATTCGATGTTCTTCCACACGACGATGTTCGCGACGGGCGTCTTCCTGCTCGCGACGCGGTATAAGGCGCTCGAGTGGAAGGATTCGCTCCGCGCCATGGTGCCGGTGCTGATCCTCGCGGCTGTCGCGATACCGGTCAACCACTTCCTCGGATCCGACTATATGATGATATACAGCGGCAGCGGAGTGCCGTTTTACGAAGGCCTCGCCGCCTCCCTCGCGGAAAAGGGGCTGCGCTTCGTCTACACCGGCATAATGCTCACCACGCATATCCCGCTCGCCCTGCTCGTGATCGCGCTCTATAAGCTCGCGAAAGCGGCGAACGCGAAGTTCGCGCCGGCGGGAGAAGGCGTCCGCGAAGCGAACTCATAGCCCGCGCGAAGCGCGATCATAACCGTAAACCGTTAAGCGAAAACCGCACCCGAAGGGGTGCGGTTTTTGAGTTTAGAGTTTACAACTATGATACGGCTTCGACGCAGTTATGAGCCCGCCTGCGGCGGGCGCTTACGCCGCTTCGCGGCTACACCTCATCCGCCCCTTCGGGGCACCTTCCCCTCAAGGGGAAGGCGTATCACACGTTCACGCCGGAAAAGTTGCCGCGCTTGTACTCCTCCGCGATGGTCTTATATATTAGCTCGTAGCCCTTTTCGTTCGGGTGGATGCCGTCGCGGCTCATAAGCCGCTCGTAGTGCCTGTCTCGCAGAAACGCCGAACGGATGTCGATCAGCTTTACGTCCAGCTTTTTCGCCAGCTCGACGACCTTCAGGTTATACATCTCCTGCCAGCGGTAGATGGTATGCGTGCCGCCGAGCCATTTCAGTATGTTCTCGCCGTTCTTGTCGCGGCTTATCCAGCGGAAGTACCGCTCCG
This sequence is a window from Clostridia bacterium. Protein-coding genes within it:
- a CDS encoding HD domain-containing protein, with translation MDEYKHDFAMERRLRALDPELHKRFTDAVFCLQRILSNYQLIFPDYTDHTELHSLTVINFCNQLIGDGIGALNADEIYSLLMGCYFHDTGMGVTKKDYEEFSREMDFGDFFDANDPDDIKNTIRAYHHQYSWFFIRKYADLFELPSQEHLRAVAEIALGHRRTDLKDEAEYPVALKMPNGNTVCLPYLAALIRLADEIDVASDRNSPLLYGDKEVANILSFNMHRAVHGLEITEDAFTLAVDSSDAGIFEEIKKMAVKMQDTLDECRAAVIGRTPHSISQQKVLIREL
- a CDS encoding YwaF family protein, translated to MNYSFFDYKYNIEGFDSDFFSTEHIVFIALAYVLTLLLCWAFRRARRERIDVGLKVLSIAMVLLEATKITWESYYDITTGRGFNWYGLLPIYTCSLFIYALLVAAWTKGKPREYCLSFITTISLLYGAVGVVYCNGLNFYPFWTFGAFYSMFFHTTMFATGVFLLATRYKALEWKDSLRAMVPVLILAAVAIPVNHFLGSDYMMIYSGSGVPFYEGLAASLAEKGLRFVYTGIMLTTHIPLALLVIALYKLAKAANAKFAPAGEGVREANS